CCAGCGCCAGCACTTGGTAGTAGATGCAGTCTACTTCAATTTCTCCGGTTTCCAGGTCTTCATAATAGTCGTAATAGCATTCCGAATAAAACCGGTAATGATCCGTAATCAATATGTTTCGGTTTAGAGGAAGATCACCCTGGGTAAGCCGCGTTAGGGAAGCCTCGGAAGGCTCGGCCCGGCAATTGTCTGCGTCTTGATACCAAGCGACGGAAGCAATGCAGATTATGAGAGTAAAAACCGTGGCCATAAAAAAGAAGGGCCGCTTTACCTTTGCCCAGTGCTCCATCAAGACATAGATGGCGAAGATGGGAAAAAGCACGGTTAGCAGCCCGTGCATGGAATCGGCCATGAACACGCTGACAAGAAACCAAATGAGAGCGCCCAACGCTGCAACCATCCCCAGAAGCATAAAGAACATAGTCACATCCATGCGACCCTCCTATTCCGCCTTCCAGCTATCGTCCAGATAGTAGGTTAGTAAAGCGGGCTCCATAAGGGTGTTAACCCTGGTTTCCTTGGTTTCAAGAGCGCCTTTTCCGAACGACAGAGCAGCGCGGAACGCATCCGGGGTCAGGTAGGCTGTATCCACCCCAAAGGATTCCATTGCGGCGATTTTCTCCCGGATTTCACTCTCGCCCCTGTTTTTCCAGGCCAGGAGCCATCCCCAGTCTCCAAAAGACGGCACATTGTCATGATACGGCAGGGTTTTCCAGCCGGCGGATTCCAAGGTGCGGCGGATGCATAAATAGGATTCCCTGGCGTGATACGGGGAAGTCGCCTGCACCACGACCATGGCGCCCGGCGCTGCGGCCCTGGCCAATTTGCGGTAAAACTCCCGGGAATAGAGCTTGACCAACTCCACGGAAGACGGGTCGGGAAAATCGATAATTACAATGTCCCACTGGCCGGGGGCCTGATCCAGAAACCGGTCCGCATCCACATTCATGATTTTTACCGAAGCGATCCTTTGCGTTTCCGGCTCTCCGCTTGGCCGTACCTTGCCCGTATCCTGAAACACGCGGGTCCGGCCGTCTCCGGAAATTGCCTCAGACGCTTTTGCGATAACCTTTGCGTCATCAAAGGCGTGATTGTTCAGCCGGGTCAGGATGGAATTGGTGGAGCACACTTTTACCATGTCCGGGTCCAGGTCCACCAGCAGCACATTTTTCACCTGGGGGTGTTTCAAGACCTCCCGCAAGGCCAGGCCGTCCCCTCCTCCCAAAATAAGCACCCGCTCCGGGTTTTGAACCAGGGCGAAGGCCGGGTGCACCAGGTGCTCGTGGTAGATGGCTTCGTCCACGCTGGAAAATTGAAGGTTTCCGTTGATGAAAAACCGGTAGTCGTTCAAAGGGGCGTCGTGAGTCAAAACCAGCCTTTGGTATTTGGTGGTTTTGGAAAAAACGATTTTGCTGTCATAGAGCTTTTGCTCCAGATTCAGGTTCCAATCCCGGTTGCTAAGGTATCCAAAAGCCAAAAGCGCGGCGGATATAACTATTAAAATTACACAAATAATCCGGTATCTTACTAAACCGTATTTCATGAAATACATGAAAGTGATCGCCGCGATAAAAAAGTTGGTTCCGCCCACCAGAAAGCTGATTTCCGTCAAAGGAAAGGTCTTCAGCAGGAAAAATGTCCAAACTATGGCGCCCACAAAGGACCCTATGTAATCCGGCCCCACCACCCCGGCGATATTGGTTCCCAGGGTTTCGGAGTATTTTTCGTTTATCCGCAGGACCAGGGGGATTTCAAAGCCGATAAGAAACCCGATGGCCATGACGAAAAAATAATTGATGACCATGAAATGGTCCGGGACGAATCCGAACGAGGCGTATATGGCGATGGGCGCGTAACCGCCCAATAAAGCCAGGAAGGTTTCCAGGAATATGAATTTTTCGATCAGATAGCGGTCGGACATGAATTTCTGGACGTATCCGGCCACGCCCATCATCAAAAGCATGAGGGCGATGGTGATGCTGAACTGCTCAATGGAGTTGCCCAGAATGTAAGTGGAAACCGTGCTGAGGATGTACTCGAAAACGAGCCCGCACGCCCCGGTGGCGAACATGCTGAATCCAAGCAAAAAGGAGGCGAACCGGGGATGTTTATTCCCTGTGCGGCCGTTTTCTTGATTAATTGATTTAGTCATGTTTATTAATGGGTTAGAAAAGTATTTAAAAAGATTGAAACCACTTTTAGACTAAACGCCGTTGCCCTTTTTCAGGCTAAATTCGCTAAATCTTCGTCCCTTCCCCCCTGGCGGGGGAAGGACAGGATGGGGGGGAGCAAGTTAAAATCCATCACCCCCACCCCAACCCTCCCCCGTCAAGGGGGAGGGAGTATTTGGAGCGACTCTCAACCCTATCTTCCTATTATAACAGAATGAATTTTTTAACTTATTCAGTAAAAAATGATCAAAGCACAGCGGCGATGATGATGGCCACGGAAAGCAGCACGCCTTCCGTGAGGGCGATGGCCGCCATGTTTTGATCCCGTTTGATTTCCGTTTCGTAGTCCGTGTTGGGCAGCAGCAGCCAATCAATCACCCACCGGAAAATGAACAGCATAACAAGCCCTGCTCCGGCGCTGACGGCGAAGGCGGAAAGATCCTGGCTCCACCCCATGGCCGGGCCTGCGATGCTCGAGCGGAGTATGACTCCCAGGGCGGCCATCATGCCTGCGGCGTTGAGTCCGGCGGCGGCGTTGCCGTTTTTAATTTCTTCCCGAATGTTGAAGGGCGTGGCTTTTTCATAGACGAAATACAGGATAAATAGCACCAACTGTCCCAAGGCGAAAAAAACCAACGCGCTTAATAGGCCCCCGCCCTCCCCTGCAAAGGCTCCGGCGAGGATCAGGCCGGAAGCGACGTACACGCCCAGTTCGGCGAATCCCACGGCCGCGTTTCCGTCGGCCGCTTCCGCGTCGTTGTCTATGCCGCTTAAAATGACCCGGTCGCACACCTCGCGGGCTATGAAAAGCAGGATTACAATCAAGGCGCCTTCCCAGGCCAGGGTAACTATGTCCTTGACGAATCCCATGGAGCCGCCCGTCAAAGCGCCGCTCATGCCCAGGGCGATGCCCAAATACAGCCCCGCCCTTTGCAAGCCCACGGCCGGGTTGCTTTTTTCCTCGATTTCATAGTCGTCGTCCATGTCTTTGGTGCGCCAATCCATGATTTTTTTGGCGATCACTACATAGACCATAACGATTACGGCGTAAACAAATCCGTGCCCCGTCAATATGAGTTCCTGCATCATGCCGTTATGCCTCCTGATAAAACGTTGCGTTTAAAATAACGCCCGTGAACTGTCTTATTTTCCCCTGGTTCCGGGGCCGCCGCCCCGCGAGGCCGGTCCGCTGCCCCTGACCGTGGGGGTGGACCTGGAAAAACCGCCGCTTCGTCCGTAATGGGAATTGGAGTATGTTGTGCGCCCGTGGCTGGAGTATGTTCCCCAGGTGTCGGAGCCCCTGCCGTAATACGGCCTTCTGCCCCGGTAATCCCGCCGCCAGTGGTCATAGTCTCCGCGATAATAATGCCTGTTGCCCATGAGCATCCTGAAAAAGGCGTACTGGCCGTACCAGTGCCAAAAGGACCGGCCGCCGGAATCCTGCCGCCATTCACCGTATTTGGAATTGCCCACGTACTCCATGCCGGGCGGCATGGGTTCGGTCAGGGCTTCGTCCTCGTACATGCCGTAGGGCTTGGACATGATGGTCATGCCCAAGGCGTCCTCGTACTTGTCAAAGACGTCTTCGTCCACCTCAATCCAATCGGTCTTTTTTTGGTCGGCGCCTTCTATAATCAAGTACTTATGATAAAATTTGGCGTCCATGTCACTAATCCAGAACTCAGCTTCATCGTCCCAGGCGGACATTTCCAGGGTGGGATTGAAATTTAGGGATTTCCAAACCCGGGAATCCACGGAGGAATAGAAATTCCCCCGATACCTGGCCAGGAGGGTGTTTTCCGGCAGATTCGCCAGAATTTCATAAGATTCCGCGTCCACCTGCTTGGGGGGATAGGTATAATCGTTTTCCCGGTCGTACTCCGCGTTGTTATCCCAGGATGTGCGGCCTATGGTGACAAAATAATCCACCCGCATATCCTCCAACACTTTGGAATAGCTTTTATATAGCTCGGCGCTGCGTTTTTCCAGGGCGGCGCATTCAGTCTTAACGGTTTCGTTATCCTTTTCAATCAGGGTGCACGAGTCTCCCAGGACAGCGTAGTCAGCGTTTTCCGCGGCATTGTGCATTTCCAATTGGGCGTGGGCCTTGTCCAGGGCCTGGGCGCTTTCCTGTTTAAGGTCAAGAACCGGGGCGAACCTGGCGTCTATGTCCTGGATTTTATCAGGATAATCGGCTTTGGCCTTTTCCAAAACCTGGGTTGTGGCCTCCGTTTGGTTGGTCAAAGCGGTAAAATCCTGCTCCGCCTTTTCCACCATGGGCTCCGCTTCGGCCATGGTTTTCTTCAAAAAGGCGATGCGCTTTTCCACCCGTTCGCTTGCCTGATCGGTTTTGCGAAGCTGGCCGCGCACATTCCCCAAGGCCCTTATCAAATCCGACGCCTGATCCTTTTTATTCGCCTCCAACAAAGGCGCAACCTTCTGGTCATAGTCCGTCCTGCCCTTGTTCAGCATGTGCTGAGCTTCGTCCAACCAGCCTTTCCAATCTTCCCGCTCCGCATACTTGGCGTATTTTTCGTACTCACTGGTTCCGGAAAATTGCTCAAAGGCGTTTCTTTTTTCCGTAA
The sequence above is drawn from the Desulfatibacillum aliphaticivorans DSM 15576 genome and encodes:
- a CDS encoding DUF350 domain-containing protein, which translates into the protein MMQELILTGHGFVYAVIVMVYVVIAKKIMDWRTKDMDDDYEIEEKSNPAVGLQRAGLYLGIALGMSGALTGGSMGFVKDIVTLAWEGALIVILLFIAREVCDRVILSGIDNDAEAADGNAAVGFAELGVYVASGLILAGAFAGEGGGLLSALVFFALGQLVLFILYFVYEKATPFNIREEIKNGNAAAGLNAAGMMAALGVILRSSIAGPAMGWSQDLSAFAVSAGAGLVMLFIFRWVIDWLLLPNTDYETEIKRDQNMAAIALTEGVLLSVAIIIAAVL
- a CDS encoding polyamine aminopropyltransferase, with product MTKSINQENGRTGNKHPRFASFLLGFSMFATGACGLVFEYILSTVSTYILGNSIEQFSITIALMLLMMGVAGYVQKFMSDRYLIEKFIFLETFLALLGGYAPIAIYASFGFVPDHFMVINYFFVMAIGFLIGFEIPLVLRINEKYSETLGTNIAGVVGPDYIGSFVGAIVWTFFLLKTFPLTEISFLVGGTNFFIAAITFMYFMKYGLVRYRIICVILIVISAALLAFGYLSNRDWNLNLEQKLYDSKIVFSKTTKYQRLVLTHDAPLNDYRFFINGNLQFSSVDEAIYHEHLVHPAFALVQNPERVLILGGGDGLALREVLKHPQVKNVLLVDLDPDMVKVCSTNSILTRLNNHAFDDAKVIAKASEAISGDGRTRVFQDTGKVRPSGEPETQRIASVKIMNVDADRFLDQAPGQWDIVIIDFPDPSSVELVKLYSREFYRKLARAAAPGAMVVVQATSPYHARESYLCIRRTLESAGWKTLPYHDNVPSFGDWGWLLAWKNRGESEIREKIAAMESFGVDTAYLTPDAFRAALSFGKGALETKETRVNTLMEPALLTYYLDDSWKAE